A single Paenibacillus kribbensis DNA region contains:
- the mreC gene encoding rod shape-determining protein MreC: MIGIVLFIALMGITLGQRNSLTWPEKFARDSIGFVQGIFYRPASAIAGFFEDIGNMRSIYKENERLKIAVAQLTTEQIQTRNYKETNVRLQNELQFTQQQKAKNNYDWRVAQVNSVSNDSKTLVIDIGSKDGARVGQEVRSLDGFVGVISRTANFTSTVTLLTTLDPKNPNSYAIAATALGKEQTFGMVESYDPVTNTFQMTKISENDPIAKGDQIITSGGGGKFRKNLLIGTVEKIQVGEFGQTRTAIIKPAASFVDWKELFVLYTPEVPE; the protein is encoded by the coding sequence TTGATCGGAATCGTTCTGTTTATTGCCCTTATGGGGATTACACTTGGACAGAGAAATTCCTTAACCTGGCCGGAGAAGTTCGCCAGAGATTCAATTGGCTTTGTGCAAGGTATCTTTTACAGGCCCGCTTCAGCAATAGCGGGCTTCTTTGAAGATATCGGAAATATGCGGAGCATCTATAAAGAAAACGAACGTTTGAAAATTGCGGTGGCACAGCTTACTACCGAGCAAATTCAAACCCGCAATTATAAAGAGACTAACGTCAGATTGCAGAACGAATTGCAGTTTACTCAGCAACAAAAGGCGAAAAATAATTATGATTGGCGTGTCGCCCAGGTTAACAGCGTGAGCAATGATTCCAAAACGCTCGTGATTGATATCGGATCAAAGGATGGAGCGCGAGTTGGCCAGGAGGTAAGGTCTCTGGATGGCTTTGTAGGAGTTATTAGCAGAACTGCAAATTTCACCTCTACAGTAACATTGCTGACTACTTTGGATCCTAAAAATCCAAACTCTTATGCGATAGCGGCTACCGCACTTGGGAAAGAGCAAACATTCGGCATGGTGGAAAGCTATGATCCAGTCACCAATACGTTTCAAATGACAAAAATTTCGGAAAATGACCCCATTGCCAAGGGGGATCAGATTATTACGTCCGGTGGTGGCGGGAAATTCCGTAAAAACCTGCTGATCGGCACGGTCGAAAAAATTCAGGTCGGAGAGTTTGGCCAAACACGGACAGCCATTATTAAACCGGCAGCCAGCTTTGTGGATTGGAAGGAACTGTTCGTTCTGTATACTCCTGAGGTACCGGAATAA
- the mreD gene encoding rod shape-determining protein MreD translates to MKIRGQVLVLLLFVLFIAEGTILPWLLPDSWHSRMVPNLVYVVILFVSVYYSRHIALVLGIVFGLIHDVVYYGFIIGPYSFAMGLSVYLLGLVFTARRAPMPIMMAVVLIGSFLLDSMLFAIDQLFQLNHQTFDWALAQYMIPDLFIHFLFALIIYVPVRKQLQRLGTRVKKEEAV, encoded by the coding sequence ATGAAGATACGCGGTCAGGTTTTAGTACTGCTGTTGTTTGTACTGTTTATAGCCGAAGGAACGATTCTACCGTGGCTTCTTCCCGATAGCTGGCATTCAAGGATGGTTCCTAATCTTGTGTATGTCGTAATCTTGTTTGTATCTGTGTATTACAGCCGCCATATCGCATTAGTGCTGGGAATTGTATTTGGACTTATTCATGATGTAGTCTATTACGGGTTTATCATTGGACCCTATTCTTTTGCAATGGGATTGTCTGTATACTTATTGGGACTTGTTTTTACAGCCAGGCGTGCACCAATGCCCATTATGATGGCGGTTGTGTTGATTGGCAGCTTTCTGCTGGACTCTATGCTTTTTGCCATTGATCAGTTGTTCCAGCTGAACCATCAGACTTTCGACTGGGCGCTAGCACAGTATATGATTCCTGATTTATTTATCCATTTTCTGTTTGCCCTCATTATTTATGTACCCGTTCGCAAGCAATTGCAGCGTTTGGGTACCCGTGTGAAAAAAGAAGAGGCTGTCTAG
- the minC gene encoding septum site-determining protein MinC, with protein MAVKSNHVTIKGIKDGLVFLLDDQCEFEDLLGELRFKLEHSHQNILTGPIIHVDIKLGSREVTEEQKESILEILKQKGNLLIRSIESPGLPVEVQGKPPIHTVTGIIRSGQVLHHNGDLLFLGDVNPGGIITCTGDIYVLGALRGMAHAGMEGNSEAIIAASYFAPTQLRISEMISRPPDEWETRESGMEFAYLKDGAMQIDKMSNIVRLGRDFNVFKGV; from the coding sequence ATGGCAGTGAAATCGAATCATGTCACGATTAAAGGCATCAAAGACGGCCTGGTATTCCTGCTGGACGATCAATGCGAGTTTGAGGATTTGCTAGGTGAGCTGCGTTTTAAGCTGGAGCACAGTCATCAAAATATTTTAACAGGCCCGATCATTCATGTGGATATTAAGCTGGGAAGCCGGGAAGTGACAGAGGAACAAAAGGAAAGTATTCTGGAGATTTTGAAGCAGAAGGGGAATCTGCTCATACGGTCAATAGAATCTCCCGGGCTGCCTGTGGAAGTGCAGGGGAAGCCTCCTATTCATACGGTGACAGGGATTATCCGGTCAGGTCAAGTGCTTCATCATAACGGGGACTTACTCTTTTTAGGAGATGTTAACCCGGGCGGAATTATAACATGTACCGGTGATATCTATGTCCTCGGCGCTCTGCGAGGTATGGCGCACGCAGGGATGGAGGGCAACAGCGAAGCGATTATCGCGGCCTCCTATTTTGCACCGACACAACTGCGAATTTCCGAAATGATCAGCCGTCCACCAGACGAATGGGAGACACGTGAATCCGGCATGGAGTTTGCGTATCTCAAGGATGGCGCTATGCAAATAGATAAAATGAGCAATATCGTGCGTCTGGGCCGCGATTTTAACGTGTTCAAAGGGGTGTAG
- the minD gene encoding septum site-determining protein MinD, with protein sequence MGEAIVVTSGKGGVGKTTTSANIGTALALLGKKVCLVDTDIGLRNLDVVMGLENRIIYDLVDVAEGRCRLNQALVKDKRFEELYMLPAAQTKDKSAVTPEQVKDIILELKKDFEYILIDCPAGIEQGFKNAIAGADQAIVVTTPENAAVRDADRVIGLLESSHVISPKLVVNRIRNSMVKSGDMLDIDGILQVLSIDLIGIVPDDEMVIKSANTGEPTVMNPDSQAAIAYRNIARRILGDTVPLMQMDQKKSVMTRFKKFFGMGG encoded by the coding sequence ATGGGAGAGGCTATCGTCGTCACTTCAGGAAAAGGCGGCGTCGGTAAAACGACGACGTCAGCCAATATAGGAACAGCGCTTGCACTGCTCGGTAAAAAGGTGTGTCTGGTGGATACCGATATCGGTCTGCGTAATCTGGACGTGGTAATGGGTCTGGAAAATCGGATTATTTATGATCTGGTTGATGTAGCCGAAGGTCGTTGCCGTTTAAACCAGGCTCTGGTCAAGGATAAGCGCTTTGAGGAGCTTTATATGCTGCCTGCCGCTCAGACTAAGGACAAAAGTGCTGTTACACCTGAGCAGGTTAAGGATATTATATTGGAGCTTAAAAAGGATTTTGAATATATATTGATTGACTGCCCTGCGGGTATTGAGCAAGGCTTCAAAAATGCCATTGCCGGGGCGGATCAGGCCATTGTTGTAACGACCCCTGAAAATGCTGCCGTACGCGATGCTGATCGGGTAATTGGCTTGCTGGAAAGCTCACATGTAATTTCACCCAAGCTGGTGGTTAACCGCATTCGTAACAGCATGGTTAAATCCGGGGATATGTTAGATATTGATGGGATTTTACAAGTGCTTAGCATAGACCTTATTGGGATCGTGCCGGATGATGAAATGGTGATCAAATCAGCCAATACAGGAGAACCTACTGTCATGAATCCAGATTCACAAGCAGCGATCGCCTATCGCAACATTGCGAGACGGATTTTGGGTGATACGGTGCCCCTCATGCAGATGGATCAGAAGAAAAGCGTGATGACACGCTTTAAGAAGTTTTTTGGTATGGGTGGATGA
- a CDS encoding M23 family metallopeptidase — protein MHKNSGIKQRREERIQQLIAGGQSEPYSSGVYQDRYGNREMKSMPVINANRPRDPETEWKNEQQRWRQSFGENRSPSFWTSFWRRSIMAAVLFGMVWGLFRWDMPYAVNLKMFIADSLNKDMDFAAARQWYGTYFDGAPSFLPIFGEETETHKVNAGRKAFAPIEGNITQPFALSLKGVEITPNVTSNGVVAVKSIDAGRVLDILNHPKSGTTITIRHTGGITATYGRLSRSTLKVNDWVQEGDEVGVLPASHSANEAVTLFFALQRGISILIRRKW, from the coding sequence ATGCATAAAAATTCCGGAATCAAGCAGCGCAGAGAAGAACGTATACAGCAGCTAATCGCGGGAGGCCAATCTGAACCATATTCCTCCGGTGTATATCAGGACAGGTACGGGAATAGAGAAATGAAGTCAATGCCCGTAATCAATGCAAATCGGCCCAGAGACCCGGAAACCGAATGGAAAAATGAACAGCAACGCTGGCGTCAATCTTTCGGAGAGAATCGCAGTCCGTCTTTTTGGACTTCTTTCTGGCGCAGATCAATAATGGCAGCTGTGTTATTTGGAATGGTGTGGGGATTGTTTCGCTGGGATATGCCCTATGCGGTGAATTTGAAAATGTTTATCGCAGATTCCTTGAATAAGGATATGGATTTTGCAGCCGCCAGACAATGGTATGGAACTTATTTTGACGGTGCCCCTTCCTTTTTACCGATCTTTGGCGAGGAGACTGAAACGCACAAGGTGAATGCGGGCCGAAAGGCTTTTGCGCCGATTGAAGGCAATATAACACAGCCGTTTGCACTAAGCCTTAAAGGGGTGGAAATTACGCCGAATGTTACCAGCAACGGGGTAGTCGCTGTTAAAAGTATAGATGCAGGACGTGTATTGGACATTTTGAATCATCCCAAAAGTGGAACTACAATTACGATTCGTCACACTGGTGGTATTACTGCAACATACGGAAGGCTTTCTCGCTCTACCCTAAAGGTAAACGACTGGGTTCAGGAGGGGGATGAGGTTGGTGTACTTCCAGCAAGCCATAGCGCCAATGAGGCGGTGACTCTGTTTTTTGCATTGCAGAGGGGGATCAGTATATTGATCCGGCGGAAGTGGTAG
- a CDS encoding M50 family metallopeptidase: MINVRGVTLSLHPLFVLVMLTSVLTGHFIEIMTLFTLVFIHELGHATAASLLGARVLSIQMLPFGGVAVIEDQGKLNAWKEVVIALAGPLQNGIMIIILLWFRNVSGAEHDYVNYIIQGNAVIALFNLLPILPLDGGKILQALISLFLSYHRTLVWTFRASIVTSLLFCMYGISPLFRQNGPVHLNLLAVGIFLLYSNIVDYRNIPYRFIRFLLGRDELFYREAAKGSIALPIVSLPVKHLEPILRLFRRDRYHMVYVMNEQGRIVAVLPEQRLIRSYFAARPPDGEKPKLK, translated from the coding sequence TTGATTAATGTCCGGGGTGTGACCTTATCACTGCATCCACTGTTTGTACTGGTCATGTTGACTTCTGTGTTGACTGGACATTTTATTGAGATCATGACCTTGTTTACACTGGTGTTTATCCATGAGTTGGGTCATGCGACAGCCGCTTCGTTGTTAGGGGCGCGAGTGCTTTCCATACAGATGCTACCCTTTGGAGGAGTGGCGGTCATTGAGGATCAGGGGAAGCTCAATGCGTGGAAGGAAGTTGTCATAGCACTGGCTGGACCTCTGCAAAATGGAATCATGATCATCATCCTATTATGGTTCAGAAATGTGAGCGGGGCTGAGCATGATTATGTAAATTATATCATTCAGGGAAATGCAGTTATTGCATTGTTCAATTTGCTGCCGATTTTGCCGCTGGATGGTGGAAAAATACTGCAGGCGTTGATCAGCTTGTTTCTTTCTTATCATCGTACATTAGTGTGGACTTTTCGGGCCAGTATCGTGACGAGCTTGCTATTTTGCATGTATGGAATTTCTCCACTGTTCAGACAAAATGGACCTGTGCATTTAAATCTGCTGGCGGTAGGGATTTTTTTGCTTTATTCTAATATTGTGGATTATCGTAATATTCCTTACCGTTTTATACGTTTTTTGCTGGGGAGGGACGAGCTTTTTTACCGCGAAGCAGCTAAGGGAAGTATTGCCTTACCTATTGTATCCTTGCCAGTGAAACATTTGGAGCCTATTTTGCGTCTTTTTAGAAGAGATCGGTATCATATGGTTTACGTTATGAATGAACAGGGACGGATTGTAGCCGTACTGCCGGAGCAGCGCCTTATTCGCTCTTATTTTGCGGCACGTCCGCCAGATGGTGAGAAACCAAAGCTTAAATAA
- a CDS encoding Rne/Rng family ribonuclease, with protein MKQMIVQCQQQMTQMALLEEGRLVEYAAELPRKRGILGSFFKARVVNVLPGMQAAFVDIGQRKNAFLYVDDVLHAHLDKQPQVKPSISELLKVGQEIVVQVLKEAVGSKGARVTTHFSLPGRWIVYMPRADYVAVSKKIEREGERTRLKAMGEQLRTGEEGIIIRTVSEEMSIEAIENDLDQLRQQWALIQRKAGECSAPCELHRDLSIVQRLIRDVFTPEQDELVIDSEEQAKDAEIMLQQIGPAKAHVSIFRSAEETIFNAYGINQQLERDFARKVWLQGGGYIVIDHTEALTVIDVNTGKFTGGSNLEETVTRTNIEAAEEIARLVRVRDIGGIIIIDFIDMEQEENRREVSSVLEARLKKDRTKSYVVGWTRLGLLEMTRKKVREEKTLV; from the coding sequence ATGAAACAAATGATTGTACAGTGCCAGCAGCAGATGACCCAAATGGCGCTGTTGGAAGAGGGACGATTGGTTGAATATGCGGCAGAGCTGCCACGAAAACGGGGGATTTTAGGTTCTTTCTTCAAAGCGAGGGTAGTCAATGTGCTGCCGGGTATGCAAGCCGCTTTTGTTGACATTGGACAACGAAAAAATGCTTTTTTATATGTGGATGACGTGCTTCATGCTCATTTGGACAAGCAGCCGCAGGTAAAGCCGTCCATTTCTGAGCTGTTAAAGGTGGGTCAGGAAATTGTTGTACAGGTATTAAAAGAGGCTGTTGGCAGCAAGGGAGCCAGAGTGACGACTCATTTTTCACTTCCGGGTCGTTGGATCGTATACATGCCCCGCGCCGACTATGTGGCTGTATCCAAGAAAATCGAGCGTGAGGGAGAACGTACCCGTTTGAAAGCAATGGGGGAACAGCTGCGCACGGGTGAGGAAGGGATCATTATCCGTACCGTTTCGGAGGAAATGAGTATAGAGGCGATTGAAAATGATCTGGACCAACTACGTCAGCAGTGGGCACTCATTCAGCGTAAAGCTGGTGAATGCTCCGCTCCATGTGAACTACACAGGGATTTGAGCATCGTTCAACGCTTGATTCGGGATGTGTTTACCCCGGAACAGGATGAGCTGGTCATTGACAGCGAGGAACAGGCGAAGGATGCGGAAATCATGCTGCAACAGATTGGTCCGGCGAAAGCTCATGTGAGCATATTCCGTAGTGCAGAAGAAACGATCTTTAATGCCTATGGTATCAACCAGCAGCTGGAACGTGATTTTGCACGAAAAGTATGGCTTCAGGGCGGCGGATACATTGTCATTGATCATACGGAGGCATTGACCGTTATCGATGTGAATACCGGTAAGTTTACGGGCGGCAGCAATCTGGAAGAGACGGTGACCCGGACTAACATCGAAGCAGCCGAAGAAATTGCCCGGCTGGTGCGTGTACGCGATATTGGTGGCATTATCATCATTGATTTTATTGACATGGAGCAAGAGGAGAACCGTAGGGAAGTATCCTCTGTTCTGGAGGCCAGACTAAAGAAGGATCGGACCAAATCATATGTTGTGGGCTGGACGCGGCTAGGTCTTCTGGAAATGACCCGTAAAAAGGTGCGTGAGGAAAAGACGCTTGTGTAG
- the rplU gene encoding 50S ribosomal protein L21, translated as MYAIIETGGKQYKVQEGDVLFIEKLEANDGETVTFDRVLAVSGDNGLTAGTPLLSGASVTAKVEKHGKGQKVIVYKYKPKKNYHVKQGHRQPYTKVTIEKIQA; from the coding sequence ATGTACGCAATTATCGAAACAGGTGGTAAGCAATACAAAGTTCAAGAGGGCGACGTATTGTTCATCGAGAAGTTGGAAGCGAACGATGGTGAAACTGTAACGTTCGACCGTGTTCTGGCAGTGTCTGGCGACAATGGCTTGACAGCAGGTACACCGCTTCTTTCCGGAGCTTCTGTAACAGCTAAAGTTGAGAAGCATGGTAAAGGTCAAAAGGTCATTGTATACAAATACAAACCTAAAAAGAACTATCATGTGAAGCAAGGTCATCGTCAACCGTACACGAAAGTGACGATTGAAAAAATCCAAGCGTAA
- a CDS encoding ribosomal-processing cysteine protease Prp: MIIVRIIRLEDGSIQGFSIKGHANYAKSGEDIVCAGVSAVTVGTVNSIGALTDVEMETEMENGFLSAYFPPESHHVTNAQVQLLLESMVIMLTSIAESYGKYIQIENKQRRR; the protein is encoded by the coding sequence GTGATTATCGTGCGCATTATACGACTGGAGGATGGCAGCATACAGGGATTTTCTATTAAAGGCCATGCGAATTACGCCAAGTCTGGCGAGGATATCGTATGTGCTGGTGTTTCAGCGGTAACTGTAGGAACTGTCAATTCGATCGGAGCTCTTACGGACGTTGAAATGGAAACAGAAATGGAAAATGGCTTTTTGAGCGCGTATTTTCCTCCTGAAAGTCACCATGTTACTAACGCACAGGTTCAACTGCTGCTGGAGTCTATGGTGATTATGCTGACAAGTATTGCTGAATCATATGGTAAGTATATTCAAATAGAAAATAAACAAAGAAGGAGGTAG
- the rpmA gene encoding 50S ribosomal protein L27, whose protein sequence is MLKLTLDLQLFASKKGVGSTKNGRDSRSKRLGVKRADGQAVTGGSILVRQRGTKIHPGANVGIGKDDTLFAKVDGVVKFERWGRDRKKVSIYPIDAAPVAATVEA, encoded by the coding sequence ATGTTGAAATTGACATTGGATCTTCAATTGTTCGCATCGAAAAAAGGTGTAGGTTCCACGAAAAACGGACGTGACAGCAGATCGAAACGTCTTGGCGTGAAACGTGCTGACGGTCAAGCAGTTACCGGCGGTAGCATTCTGGTTCGTCAACGCGGAACGAAAATTCACCCAGGCGCGAATGTGGGCATCGGTAAGGACGACACTCTGTTCGCGAAAGTGGACGGCGTTGTGAAGTTCGAACGTTGGGGCCGTGATCGTAAAAAGGTGAGCATCTACCCGATTGACGCTGCTCCAGTAGCAGCTACTGTAGAAGCTTAA
- a CDS encoding Spo0B domain-containing protein, whose product MFQRIRAPYLALGSILIPLVFSLLYPEGLTIIILAVWSVAAACFGMWYMHRQAENERKAALRSLEHTAIATLNHHRHDWMNDLQVLYGYIRMNKHDKSADYVETIKERVAEESKISKLGIPSLVFYLQSFRVNAGNLQLSVQVEEHLKLDAVMSPEDGESLASAVIETVRAYQYGGGRSSWGEVRRLTLFFGMDQNDVIVRFEGSEIPADSNFLKKVRSVHGSERIRTEKLPTGEMLQIRMECQT is encoded by the coding sequence ATGTTCCAGCGGATAAGAGCGCCTTATTTGGCGTTGGGTTCCATTCTGATTCCTTTGGTTTTTTCACTGCTCTATCCTGAAGGTTTAACGATTATCATATTAGCTGTATGGTCTGTTGCTGCTGCTTGTTTTGGCATGTGGTATATGCATAGACAGGCTGAGAATGAGCGTAAAGCTGCTTTGCGTTCGTTGGAACATACAGCTATCGCAACGCTTAACCATCATCGACATGACTGGATGAATGACCTACAGGTGCTTTATGGCTATATTCGTATGAATAAGCATGATAAATCAGCTGATTATGTGGAAACAATAAAAGAGCGCGTGGCCGAAGAAAGTAAAATATCCAAGCTGGGTATTCCTTCACTGGTATTTTATTTGCAGTCTTTTCGCGTAAACGCCGGGAATTTACAGTTGTCGGTACAGGTTGAGGAGCATTTAAAGTTGGACGCTGTCATGTCTCCCGAAGACGGCGAGTCGCTTGCCTCGGCTGTCATAGAAACGGTGCGTGCATATCAATACGGCGGTGGCCGGTCGTCCTGGGGAGAAGTGCGCAGATTGACACTGTTTTTCGGTATGGATCAGAATGATGTTATTGTCCGCTTTGAAGGAAGTGAAATACCTGCCGATTCGAATTTTTTAAAGAAGGTCAGATCCGTACACGGAAGTGAACGCATTCGAACAGAGAAGCTCCCAACAGGCGAAATGCTTCAAATTCGGATGGAGTGCCAGACATAA
- the obgE gene encoding GTPase ObgE, which yields MFVDKAKIFVKGGDGGDGLIAFRREKYVPEGGPAGGDGGNGGDVIFRVDEGLRTLMDFRYQRHFKAQRGVKGRNKSQHGANAEHMIVRIPPGTVITDDDTGEVLADMTRHGQQVIVAKGGRGGRGNIRFATPSNPAPELAENGGEGQERYITLELKVMADVGLVGFPSVGKSTLLSVVSSAKPKIGAYHFTTITPNLGVVDVGDHRNFVMADLPGLIEGAHEGIGLGHEFLRHIERTRVIIHVVDMAGSEGRDPFEDWTKINDELKQYNANLAERPQIVAANKMDMPEAEENLAQFKEQVAAVRPDLEIMPISSLTRQGIKELLYRAADLLDQIPDEPVVEEVAEVNERKVFKLDAAEDEGFTIVRENDTFVVHSPKIERMMKRMQLNSHDAILKLARTLRHMGVDAELRKRGATDGTSVRIADFEFEFVEGSSYY from the coding sequence ATGTTTGTAGATAAAGCGAAGATTTTTGTTAAAGGCGGCGACGGTGGAGACGGCTTAATTGCGTTTCGCCGTGAAAAATACGTTCCTGAAGGAGGTCCGGCTGGTGGCGACGGAGGGAACGGGGGAGATGTGATTTTCCGTGTAGATGAAGGATTGCGTACCTTGATGGATTTTCGATACCAACGGCATTTTAAAGCCCAGCGTGGTGTCAAGGGTCGTAACAAATCTCAACATGGAGCTAATGCGGAGCATATGATTGTACGCATACCACCGGGAACAGTCATCACCGATGATGATACGGGTGAAGTATTGGCAGATATGACACGCCATGGACAACAGGTTATCGTAGCAAAAGGAGGGCGCGGAGGACGCGGAAATATTCGTTTTGCTACGCCTAGTAATCCAGCGCCTGAGCTTGCTGAGAACGGTGGAGAGGGACAAGAACGTTATATTACCCTTGAACTAAAGGTGATGGCTGACGTAGGCTTGGTCGGCTTCCCTAGCGTAGGGAAATCTACATTGCTGTCAGTCGTATCCTCTGCAAAGCCAAAGATTGGCGCCTACCACTTTACAACGATTACCCCGAATTTGGGCGTCGTGGATGTGGGTGATCATCGTAACTTTGTGATGGCTGATCTGCCTGGGTTGATTGAAGGAGCCCATGAGGGCATTGGGCTGGGGCATGAATTTCTGCGACACATTGAGCGGACACGCGTTATTATCCATGTCGTCGATATGGCAGGCTCGGAGGGGCGCGATCCGTTTGAAGATTGGACTAAAATTAACGACGAATTAAAGCAATACAACGCAAACTTGGCGGAGCGTCCACAAATTGTCGCAGCGAATAAAATGGATATGCCGGAAGCGGAAGAAAACCTGGCACAATTCAAAGAGCAGGTCGCTGCTGTGCGTCCAGACTTGGAAATTATGCCTATTTCCTCGCTGACACGCCAAGGCATCAAAGAACTGCTTTATCGGGCTGCTGATTTGCTGGATCAAATACCGGACGAGCCGGTCGTTGAGGAAGTAGCAGAAGTTAATGAGCGTAAGGTATTTAAGCTAGATGCGGCAGAAGACGAAGGCTTTACGATTGTACGTGAGAACGACACGTTCGTCGTGCATAGCCCTAAAATTGAGCGCATGATGAAACGCATGCAGCTGAATTCGCACGATGCCATTTTGAAATTGGCAAGAACGCTGCGCCACATGGGTGTGGATGCCGAGCTGCGTAAGCGTGGTGCCACAGATGGTACATCTGTACGGATCGCTGATTTCGAGTTCGAATTTGTGGAAGGCAGCAGCTACTACTAA
- a CDS encoding ACT domain-containing protein produces MKERYYLVREDILPEAIVKTIQVKLLLASGDAKTVHDAVEQVGLSRSAFYKYKDGIHLVNQLERERIVNISIDLEHQSGMLSRVLGRVADYGGNVLTIQQSIPLQGRANVVISVEMSRLSEELGVLLEGLETISGVKRVRLIGQG; encoded by the coding sequence GTGAAAGAGCGCTATTACTTGGTACGGGAAGATATTTTGCCTGAAGCCATTGTGAAGACAATACAGGTTAAATTGCTGCTTGCTTCAGGGGATGCTAAAACCGTGCATGACGCCGTAGAGCAAGTTGGGCTAAGTCGAAGCGCGTTTTATAAATATAAAGATGGCATTCATTTGGTCAACCAGCTGGAGCGTGAGCGAATTGTCAATATCTCCATTGATTTGGAACATCAATCCGGCATGCTGTCTAGAGTGCTTGGCAGGGTGGCGGATTACGGAGGCAATGTGCTGACCATCCAGCAGAGCATTCCGCTACAAGGCAGAGCCAACGTAGTCATCTCGGTGGAAATGTCCAGACTCAGTGAAGAACTGGGTGTTCTGCTGGAAGGTTTGGAGACCATCTCTGGCGTCAAACGTGTTCGCCTGATCGGGCAAGGTTAG
- a CDS encoding homoserine dehydrogenase has translation MKPVKVGLLGLGTVGTGVVRIVEGNQEDLSRQVGSPIIIEKIAVKNIDKYRSIEVDGAKLTEDPWEVIRDPDIDIIIEVMGGVDQTKEYILEALERGKHIVTANKDLMALHGSEVLAKAQEKQCDVFYEASVAGGIPIIRTLIEGFSSDRITRIMGIVNGTTNFILTKMSQEGASYEEVLKEAQELGYAEADPTSDVEGLDAARKMAILGTLGFRSDVELKDVSVSGISKVTSEDIAFAKKLGYEMKLLGIAERQGDEFTINVQPTMVRKQHPLASVNGVFNAVYVHGEAVGETMFYGAGAGEMPTATSVVADLVAVVKNLKLGVNGLKAIVPYNPKKISNDEDVYFKNFVLLHVDDKAGVLARITQVFAEFNVSLASVVQQPNEANPDAEIIIVTHLASKASMKKVLEHFETLDVIRRIKSVYRVEG, from the coding sequence ATGAAACCGGTCAAAGTAGGATTGTTGGGTTTAGGTACGGTAGGAACGGGAGTTGTTCGAATCGTGGAAGGAAATCAGGAAGATTTGAGCAGACAAGTTGGTTCACCTATCATTATTGAAAAAATAGCTGTAAAAAATATTGACAAATATCGCTCCATTGAAGTGGATGGTGCTAAGCTTACGGAGGACCCATGGGAAGTCATTCGTGATCCTGACATTGATATCATTATCGAAGTCATGGGAGGCGTTGATCAGACCAAGGAGTACATTCTGGAAGCGCTGGAGCGAGGCAAGCACATCGTAACAGCCAATAAGGACTTAATGGCTTTGCATGGCTCCGAAGTATTAGCTAAGGCGCAGGAAAAGCAATGTGATGTTTTTTATGAAGCCAGCGTAGCAGGCGGGATTCCGATCATTCGCACGTTAATTGAGGGTTTTTCCTCCGATCGTATCACCCGTATTATGGGAATTGTGAACGGTACGACAAACTTCATTTTAACTAAAATGAGCCAGGAGGGGGCCTCGTACGAGGAGGTTCTGAAGGAAGCGCAGGAGCTTGGATACGCTGAAGCCGATCCAACTTCAGATGTAGAGGGACTGGATGCCGCTCGTAAAATGGCTATTCTCGGCACGCTTGGTTTCCGTTCTGATGTAGAACTCAAGGATGTAAGTGTCAGCGGTATTTCGAAGGTGACCAGTGAGGATATCGCTTTTGCCAAAAAGCTTGGATATGAAATGAAATTGCTTGGCATTGCAGAGCGCCAGGGCGATGAATTTACGATCAACGTTCAGCCGACGATGGTACGCAAGCAGCATCCATTGGCTTCAGTGAACGGGGTATTCAACGCAGTGTATGTGCATGGTGAAGCAGTGGGTGAAACGATGTTTTATGGTGCGGGTGCAGGCGAAATGCCGACGGCTACATCGGTTGTGGCTGACCTGGTAGCCGTTGTGAAAAACCTCAAGCTTGGCGTGAATGGGCTTAAAGCAATCGTACCTTATAACCCCAAAAAAATCAGTAATGACGAAGATGTATATTTCAAAAATTTCGTGCTTTTGCATGTGGATGATAAAGCCGGGGTATTGGCACGGATTACGCAGGTATTTGCTGAATTCAACGTCAGTCTGGCATCTGTTGTACAGCAACCGAATGAGGCTAATCCCGATGCAGAAATTATTATTGTAACGCATTTGGCCAGCAAAGCGAGTATGAAAAAGGTTTTGGAGCATTTTGAAACTTTGGACGTGATTCGCCGCATCAAGAGTGTATATCGGGTAGAAGGATAG